One window from the genome of Bacillus weihaiensis encodes:
- a CDS encoding peptidase domain-containing ABC transporter, protein MKRVPFIEQMEHSECGLASLCMVLSFYGNKVPLSELREKYGVPKGGTSLFQIMKIGESYNLDVKGYRVNAPDLREVILPAIIHWENKHYVVLEKIRKRSAVIVDPANGRTKVSIDELNTKYSGFALVMSPTESFEKKKGISHTRFFLSFVLGKKPLIAFIVLTSLLIQGFALVIPWLTSWMTDKVIVPKDSSYLSTIGYSILILLVSYLIFSGLRGFFIAKLQTAIDRSLMTQFIEKLLNLSYNFFENRSTGELLFRANSNVYIRQILSTKAITFLIDGILLLTYLIVMAQYSLELTGIVFMIGLCVFALLVLSTSVSRKLADKEVSSQSQVQRVLSESINGISDVKVMGLENQVYNDWFDKFNRQLFHAERRSVWTSLINTVASSIQFILPIYLLWLSGKPLLSGDMTLGTVLGFNALALSFITPIISIGNGYGELVYLGSYIQRIYDVMHAKSERGTGQSVFSTPIQGKVEFKNVSYKHNYFSEYSVKDISFEVNPGERLAIVGSSGSGKSTLVKLLLGLYTPNKGTILFDEMESSKYNLKFLRKAIGVVFQEARLFNKTIGENIASERKDISPEDILKAAYQANIHDEIMTLPLNYNTTVSEFGVNFSGGQRQRLILARALASKPSILVLDEATSALDTLSEKIIDEHLSTLSCTQIIIAHRLSTVKNADRIIVMHQGEIVETGTHDELLDKKGYYYKLSKTQQLKEKEYEKVAL, encoded by the coding sequence ATGAAGAGAGTTCCTTTTATTGAACAAATGGAACATAGTGAATGTGGTTTGGCCTCATTGTGTATGGTTCTGTCATTTTATGGGAATAAAGTACCTCTTTCCGAATTAAGAGAGAAGTACGGTGTCCCAAAAGGTGGAACTTCCCTTTTTCAGATTATGAAGATTGGGGAAAGTTACAACCTTGATGTTAAAGGATATAGAGTAAACGCTCCAGATTTAAGAGAGGTTATATTACCAGCAATTATTCACTGGGAAAATAAGCATTATGTTGTTCTAGAAAAAATCAGAAAAAGGTCAGCTGTCATCGTTGATCCAGCTAACGGAAGAACCAAGGTATCAATTGATGAATTAAACACAAAGTATTCGGGATTTGCATTAGTAATGTCTCCAACTGAATCCTTTGAGAAAAAGAAGGGAATCTCCCATACAAGATTTTTTCTATCTTTTGTTTTGGGAAAGAAACCTTTAATTGCTTTCATTGTCTTAACATCATTGCTGATACAGGGATTTGCTCTGGTTATTCCTTGGTTAACAAGTTGGATGACTGATAAAGTGATTGTTCCAAAAGATTCAAGCTATCTTTCTACTATAGGGTATAGCATTTTAATCTTATTGGTTAGCTACCTTATATTTTCAGGTCTCAGAGGATTCTTTATTGCAAAGTTGCAGACAGCTATAGACCGGTCACTGATGACTCAGTTCATAGAAAAACTATTGAATCTTTCGTATAACTTTTTTGAAAATCGGTCGACTGGTGAACTTCTCTTCAGAGCCAATTCAAATGTTTATATTAGACAAATATTATCAACAAAAGCGATAACCTTTTTGATTGATGGGATATTGCTCCTCACCTATTTAATTGTGATGGCTCAATACTCATTAGAGTTGACAGGGATCGTATTTATGATTGGGCTTTGTGTTTTTGCTCTTCTAGTTCTTAGCACCTCTGTTTCAAGGAAATTGGCAGATAAAGAAGTATCTTCTCAGTCACAAGTACAAAGAGTTTTGTCGGAAAGCATTAATGGAATTAGTGACGTAAAAGTTATGGGTTTAGAAAACCAAGTATATAATGACTGGTTTGATAAGTTTAACCGACAACTTTTTCACGCTGAAAGAAGATCAGTGTGGACCTCACTGATTAATACAGTTGCATCATCAATACAGTTTATCTTGCCTATTTATTTACTATGGTTGAGTGGAAAACCACTTCTCTCTGGTGATATGACTTTAGGGACTGTTTTAGGTTTTAATGCATTAGCACTCTCTTTTATTACTCCGATTATATCCATTGGTAATGGATATGGAGAACTGGTCTACCTTGGCTCATACATCCAAAGGATCTATGATGTTATGCATGCAAAATCAGAAAGGGGTACTGGGCAATCTGTATTCAGTACACCAATACAAGGAAAAGTTGAATTTAAAAACGTTTCTTATAAGCATAATTACTTCAGTGAATATTCAGTCAAAGACATTTCATTTGAAGTTAACCCTGGTGAAAGATTGGCTATTGTAGGATCTTCAGGATCCGGAAAGAGTACTCTTGTTAAACTTTTACTTGGATTATACACACCTAATAAAGGAACCATTTTATTTGATGAGATGGAGAGTAGTAAATACAATCTGAAATTCTTAAGAAAAGCTATCGGTGTTGTCTTCCAAGAGGCCAGGTTGTTTAATAAAACAATTGGTGAAAATATAGCTTCTGAAAGGAAAGACATCTCTCCTGAAGATATATTAAAAGCTGCTTATCAGGCTAATATTCATGATGAAATCATGACTTTACCTCTTAATTACAACACTACAGTATCAGAATTTGGGGTTAATTTCTCAGGAGGACAGCGACAGAGATTGATATTAGCTAGGGCTTTAGCTTCTAAACCGTCAATTTTGGTACTAGATGAAGCAACAAGTGCACTAGATACACTGTCTGAGAAAATTATAGATGAACATCTATCAACATTATCTTGTACTCAAATCATTATTGCTCATCGTCTTAGTACAGTGAAAAATGCCGACCGCATTATCGTTATGCATCAGGGAGAGATTGTTGAGACAGGTACTCACGATGAGCTGTTAGATAAAAAGGGATACTATTATAAATTATCAAAAACACAACAATTAAAGGAGAAGGAGTATGAAAAGGTTGCATTGTAA
- a CDS encoding polyprenyl synthetase family protein, producing MKRLLEMDSHQKIIDCASGLIKSSFIQEELRLWALGYINFKLSDSTNFSKITGIHYDIFRGESNEEEKISILTIAELILLASDIMDDLQDDDAGENPWADVSLGQNLNIVVGILIICLKHIDDIDTSPIVKDWLRETIHRNTLQSINGQYIDLSNNITLESEYISMVSLKSGSLIKVACLLGAGRIDDETLQKIETYSNHLGIIAQIRNDVHDLVKGSFKSDIMFKKKTLPILYYLNRNNPKFLPIQDYYLGDQLYSDMTYKETTIFHETLIYGGGVEYCKVLEQLYIHKFKECINNLDLSSFHKDLLINMKI from the coding sequence TTGAAACGTTTATTAGAAATGGACTCGCACCAAAAGATCATTGATTGTGCATCTGGGTTAATTAAATCTTCCTTTATTCAAGAAGAATTAAGACTTTGGGCACTGGGCTACATCAATTTCAAACTTAGTGATTCTACTAATTTCTCTAAAATAACTGGCATTCATTATGATATCTTTCGTGGTGAATCCAATGAGGAGGAAAAAATTAGTATTCTAACAATTGCTGAATTAATATTGCTAGCATCTGACATTATGGACGATTTACAAGATGATGATGCTGGAGAAAACCCATGGGCTGATGTCTCTTTAGGACAAAATTTAAACATTGTCGTGGGAATATTGATTATTTGCCTAAAACACATCGACGATATTGATACCTCTCCTATAGTGAAAGATTGGCTTAGAGAGACAATTCATAGAAATACACTTCAATCAATAAATGGTCAGTATATCGATTTATCCAACAATATTACTTTAGAATCTGAATATATTTCCATGGTGTCATTAAAGTCAGGCTCTTTAATTAAAGTGGCTTGTCTTCTAGGGGCAGGTCGTATAGATGATGAGACACTTCAAAAAATCGAAACTTATTCAAACCATTTAGGTATCATTGCACAAATTAGGAATGACGTACATGATTTAGTAAAAGGATCTTTCAAAAGTGACATTATGTTCAAGAAAAAAACTCTACCTATCTTATATTATTTAAACCGGAATAATCCTAAGTTTCTCCCTATTCAAGATTACTATTTAGGTGATCAACTTTACTCCGACATGACCTATAAGGAGACCACTATCTTTCATGAAACCCTTATTTATGGTGGAGGTGTAGAATATTGTAAAGTTCTTGAACAACTTTATATTCATAAATTCAAAGAGTGTATAAATAATCTAGACTTGAGTAGTTTTCATAAAGATTTACTTATTAACATGAAAATATAG
- a CDS encoding response regulator transcription factor produces MEGLLSDRELEVAKLVAEGLKDVEISKRLFISRRRVGEIIFSIKRKLNITSRVQIGIAAYTLGLIAFQINYGENQVIS; encoded by the coding sequence ATGGAAGGCTTACTAAGTGATCGAGAATTAGAAGTTGCTAAATTGGTAGCAGAGGGCTTAAAAGATGTTGAGATTTCAAAGAGACTCTTTATTAGTAGACGTAGGGTAGGGGAGATCATCTTCTCTATAAAAAGAAAGCTAAATATTACCTCAAGAGTACAGATTGGAATTGCTGCCTATACATTGGGACTCATAGCCTTTCAAATTAATTATGGAGAAAATCAAGTAATTAGTTAA
- a CDS encoding S8 family peptidase → MKRLHCKFKGSFRKLFSLCVILIFTFTSARTVFATDVVKDLEKDSYVFVLKENTATQNIVRDLEGKFLDLNINDIEEIGTITISSSNTDEVKEAKDYLSKNYETYIEEVSEEKEVTIEEFQLLNAAAVTQIKKQKTFNAASQQTLQEVQEEEENIYDPWRWDINKVTSNGDSYELQEGNHTVRIAIVDSGIDSNHPDLRANILDSGKSFVPGVSATVDEIGHGTMVAGTVAANGKIKGISPKIGIVPYKVFEGYSADSSLIIEAIIQAADDDMDVINLSLGTYKSLKSKEDRAIYLSYKRAISYANRKGSLLVASSGTNGYDMSNPFKLAEQMGLTNDLQVHMPGGLANVVTVSATTLDDQLAYYSNYGSNVDIAAPAGDYGPKYLEKQQVDLEYMTLTTYPTTSPQSDLSKLLGFEQGYEFMIGTSLAAPKVSATAALIIAEYQEKYGRKPLPAVTKSLLYRGASDGDGTRKELGRGIVNAKNSLDYLNKR, encoded by the coding sequence ATGAAAAGGTTGCATTGTAAATTTAAAGGTTCTTTTAGAAAACTATTTAGTCTTTGTGTCATACTAATTTTCACTTTTACAAGTGCAAGGACAGTATTTGCAACTGATGTGGTAAAAGATTTAGAGAAAGACTCCTATGTTTTTGTCTTGAAGGAGAATACAGCTACTCAAAATATTGTTCGTGATCTAGAGGGAAAATTCCTAGATTTAAATATAAATGATATAGAAGAAATCGGAACAATCACTATTTCCAGTAGCAATACGGATGAAGTAAAGGAAGCGAAAGACTATTTAAGCAAGAACTACGAAACGTATATTGAAGAAGTTAGTGAAGAGAAAGAAGTAACAATAGAGGAGTTTCAGTTACTAAATGCAGCCGCAGTTACTCAAATTAAGAAACAAAAAACATTTAACGCTGCTTCTCAACAAACACTTCAGGAAGTTCAGGAAGAGGAAGAGAACATTTATGACCCTTGGAGATGGGACATTAATAAGGTTACATCTAATGGGGATAGTTATGAGCTCCAAGAAGGTAATCATACAGTGAGAATTGCGATCGTTGATAGTGGAATTGATAGTAATCATCCGGATCTTAGAGCTAACATTTTAGATTCAGGGAAATCATTTGTTCCAGGAGTTTCTGCTACGGTAGACGAAATTGGTCATGGAACGATGGTTGCTGGAACCGTAGCAGCTAATGGGAAAATTAAAGGGATTTCACCAAAAATCGGAATTGTCCCATATAAGGTCTTTGAGGGATATTCAGCAGACTCTAGTTTGATTATAGAAGCGATCATCCAAGCAGCTGATGATGATATGGATGTTATTAATTTAAGTTTAGGAACGTATAAGTCACTAAAAAGTAAAGAGGATAGAGCAATTTATTTATCCTATAAACGAGCAATTTCATATGCAAATAGAAAAGGCAGTTTATTAGTTGCTTCATCAGGAACTAATGGATATGACATGTCCAACCCTTTTAAGCTTGCTGAGCAAATGGGGTTAACAAATGATCTTCAGGTTCATATGCCAGGTGGTTTAGCCAATGTAGTCACTGTTTCCGCCACAACTCTCGATGACCAGTTAGCTTACTATTCTAACTATGGATCTAATGTTGATATTGCAGCGCCAGCTGGCGATTACGGACCCAAATATTTAGAAAAACAACAAGTGGATTTAGAGTATATGACTCTGACCACCTATCCTACAACTAGTCCTCAATCAGATTTAAGTAAATTACTAGGATTTGAACAAGGGTATGAATTTATGATAGGCACAAGTTTAGCTGCACCAAAGGTTTCCGCAACAGCTGCGTTAATCATAGCAGAATATCAAGAGAAATATGGTAGAAAGCCATTACCAGCTG